GCTCGAGTCGTTCGCGCTTCGGCCCGCGGGCCGCCCGCCGGCCGAGGTGCAGAGCGAAGCGGCCGCGTCTTCGCTGTCGGTCGTTTCCTAGGGGATCCTGGCGCCCGGACGCGGAACGCCGGCGAACGATCGCCGGCGCCCCCGAACGCGAGCACGCCGGCGAAGGATCGCCGGCGTGCCCTTTGGCTCCCGAGCTTCGCCCTACTGCGCGCCTCGGGCGGTGATCACGGCCGGAATCGTCTTCAGGCAGATCTGCATGTCCTGCCAGAGCGACCAGTTGTCGATGTACTCGAGGTCGAGCTCCATCCAGCGGTCGAAGGAGATCCCGCTGCGACCGCTGACCTGCCAGGTGCAGGTGAGGCCCGGCCGGACCGAGAGCCGGCGACGCTGCCACCGCTGGTACTGCTGGACCTCGGAGGGGATCGGAGGCCGCGGCCCGACGATGCTCATCTGCCCGCGGAAGACGTTCCAGAACTGCGGCAGCTCGTCGATGGAGGTCTTCCGGATGAAGCGGCCGACCCGGGTGACGCGGGGGTCGTTCTTCATCTTGAACACCGGCCCGCTCACCTCGTTGAGGGCGCGCAGCGCCTGCAGCCGCTGCTCCGCGTCGCGGAACATGGAGCGGAACTTCACCATGGTGAAGGGTCGGCCGTTGAGCCCGACCCGCGTCTGCTTGAAGAACACCGGCCCCCGGGACTCGAGGCGGATCGCCGCCGCGACAATCAAGAAGACGGGCGTCAGCACGATCATGGCGGCGAGGCTCACGACGATGTCGAAGAGCCGCTTGGCCGCGAGGGGCAGTATGTCCGACGGGGTGCGGATGAAGACCAGCATCGACAGGTCGGAGAGCTCGAAGAGGGACATCCGCCCCATGCCCAGGTGCAGCGGCTCGAGCGACACCACCACGGTCACGCCCTGGTCCTCGCACATCTTCACGGCCGGCTCGATCGTGTTCAGGCGCTCGCGCGGGACGGCGAAGACGATCTCGTCGAGCACCTGCTCGTCGAGGATCCGGGCGAGGTCCGAGAGGGAACCGAGGACCCTTCCGCTCGGGGACCGCACCGGTGCCTCGTCCAGCAGGATGAAGCCGGCGAGCTCGAAGCCCCACTGCGGGTGTTTCGCGAAGGTGATCGCGACCTCTTCGGCGGCGCTCCCCGTACCGACGATCGCGTACCGCCGCATGTTGTACCCGCTCCGGCGCAGGGCCCGGGCGGTCATCCTCACGACGAGCCGGCTGGAGACGAGCAGGCCGCTGGCGATCGCGAAGTAGAGGCCGATCAGGAGACGCGGCAGGCGCGTGTCGGCGCTGAAGAGGACCGCGAGCGTCACCACGGCGACGAGCGCGAGGGCCCTCGCGATGCGCCCGAGCTCCTCGATGATGCCCCGGGTGCGGTAGGTGCCGTACACCTGGGAGATCGCGGAGGCGGTGATCCAGAGGAGCAGGACCGCGACCACGCGCACCCAGAGAATCTCGATCGGCGGCGGCCCCCAGCGCGCCATCGGAGCGTGAGCGTAAGCGAAATGTGCCGCCGGAAGTGCGAGCGTGAAGAGGATCAAATCGGCCAGGCGGACGCAAAGATCGACGAATCGAGCGTGCTGTTTGAGCATCGTGGCCCCCCCCCTAGGAAACCGGCGGCGCAACCTACATCCGCAGATGTTTCCCTACAGTCCCACGAGTATGTGTCGATTTACATGCGGTCCTCAGCGGCGGTGTCTTTTTATGTGCAGAGCAGAGGCGCTCGCCTCCCTCGTGTGCACGTTTCGACCTCGAGAGCCGGTCGCTCCCCGCTCGTCTGGCCTTCGCTCGACCCGCGCGGGGCGTCTTCTCGTCCCAAATTGCGAGTCCAGCGACCGATCGCGGGCGGATCTCCGAATGGGGGATCCATGTCCGGATTCGAAATGAGAGCCAACGGATAGACCTCGTTGGCTGGCTGGACTGCGCCCATGACGACCCTCCCCGCCGCCCCTTACCCGCCGAGTGTCCAAGACGGGATTCCGAGACGGGAAAGATTTACCTATGCGCGCCGGGCCCAGACAGTGCGCGATAGGGGGGCGTCGGCGCGCGGTCCGGCGCGCACCTCGAACGTCACACCCTGTATGGGGCGAGTCCCGGCAGGACGCGCTCGAGGGCCGCGACGGCGGCCGCGCTCGCCTCGCGAGCGTGGCGCTTCCACTGTTCGTGGCCCAGCGGCCCGACGTCGTTCGCGACCCCCAGGAGGCACGCGGCGGGAACGCCGGCCCGCTCTGCGGCGCGGAGGAAGCCGTGGGCCTCGAGGTGCTCGACCTCGCAGCCGGATGCGCGGCCCAGGGCCGCGGCATGGTCGCCGTCCCGGGTGATCGCCACGACCGTGGCGCAGCCGACCCGCGGGAGGCCGCCCATGGAGAGGGCTTCGATCAGGGCGGGGGAGGAGCGAGCGAGGCCCGCGGCGGGGCCCGGAACGTAGGCGAGCCCGGCACCGGCATCCGAGGAGGTGAGCAGCGAGCGCTCGATCACCGCCACGCTCCCGATCCCGAGCCCGGAGCCGGGGAAGGCACCGCATGTCCCCACGAGGATCGCCCCGGAGACCGGCCGCTCGGCAAGCGCGGCCGCGGCCCCCAGGGCGGCCTCGACCGGGCCGACTCCGAGCGTCCGGGCGAGGACCCCGACGCCGCCGATGGAGCCGCTCCATCCGGCCTCGTCGGCCTCCAGGAGTGGAAGCAGGGCGTCGAGCTCCTCCTTCACCGCTGCACAGACGAGCAAGGTCTTCACCAGGTCGTCCCTATCCCCGTGGCCTCGGGATGTCGAGCGCCTTGCCCGCGGCGGGCGATCCGGGCGAAGAAGGGCCGACGATGTTCCATCCTTCTCCCGACCTCCGCAGCGCGAAGAGCGCATCCCGAACGGTCCTGGCCGTTCGCCTCGCGTGGAACGCGCCCAGCGAGCCGGGGGCCGCGCGCCCCACGCCCGCGGAGCTCGCCCGCGACGTGGTGATGGCCTACGGCGGGCGGGTGGTGACGTCGACGCCGGAGAGCCTGCTCGCGGAGCTCGAGTCTCCGACGGACACGCTCCAGTGCGCGGCGGCGCTCCACGATCGATTCGCCCTCGAGCGGAGCGAGTCCGGCCTCGCGGTCGCCGTTCGGGCTGCGGTCGCCGCCGGCGAGGTCCTGCGCCAGGGGCGCTTCCTGATCGGCGAGGCCGTGGGCCACGCGAACGAGCTCGTGGAGATGGCGGCTCCGGGTGAAGTTCTGTTCACTCAGAGTGTATGCCTCGGAATGACCCGCGGCGAGGTGACGTGGGAGCCGCACCCGGGCCCCGCCCCCGAGATCGGCCAGCCCGTGCATCGGCTCCTCGCCCAGCCCGGGGCTGCGGTGCCGGCGCTGCCCTTCGGAGGCTCGAGCCTGGCTCGTTCCCGCGCCGGGGCCCTCGGCAGGGCCCTCCGGCGCTCCGGGCCGCTGGCGTTGGCCGGGACGCGCGCCGTCGCCCGGGGTACCGCAGAGGCGGGCCGGCGGCTCTCCTCGCTGCCCCGCGGACAGAAGGTGGCGGCGGCGGTGATCCTGGCCACGGTCTTGGGAACCGCCTGGCTCGTGGGCACGACGAGGCAGGCCGCATCGATCGAATCGGCGCTGGAGAAGGCCCGGCCCGATGAGGCCCTCCGGCTCGCGGACGCTTGGTTCGGGGATTCCTCGGGCCGCCCCGAAGCGCGGGCCTGGCAGGGGAGGGTGCTCGCCGACCTCGATCGCCTCGACGAGGCACGGGAGAGGCTCGGACAGGCGCTCGAGAGGGAGCCCGGGCTCTCTTCGCGCGAGGGCATCGCCAGGGGGCTCGTCCGCACGCTGGACGAGTCCGGCGCGGATCGCGCGCTCCTCCTCAAGCATCGATCCTCCGCGCTGGAACGGGCGCTCCTCGAGGCGACGCTCTCCGAGCGCTACTGGATGCGGTGGAACTCGGTGGCGGTGCTGGAGAAGTACGGCCTGGGCGATCGGGTGGACCGGGTCGGCATCCGCCTCCTCGACCTGCAGCACGCGGGATCCTGCGGGACCCGGATCCGGGCGGCGCAGGAGCTGGGAAAGCTGGGCGATCGCAGGGCCCTCCCCGCCCTCCGGGACGCGCAGGAGAAGGGATTTCCTGGCGCCTTCTGCAATCTGCAGAGCGCGGCGCGGGACGCCATCGCCCTCATCGAGCCGTAGGTGCGAGGCCGCCCCTCGCGGGCGCGATTTCGTACGGGGTGGGGCGTCGCGGCCGCGCCGATGGAGCGGCCGCGATCAGGGCCCTCAGGCCGGGACGATCCAAGGAGCGGCGAAGCGCGGGTCCAGGCGTCCTTCCGCGAGGAGCTGCGGCCCGACCTCGGCCTCGAGGCGGTCGAGGGCTGCCTCCGCCGCGGCTCGAACGGGCGCCTCGATTGCGCCGGCTGCGCGCTCGAGCGCCGCGATCGCGCCCTGGCGGAACGCCGGACGCAAGCGCGCGTCGTCGTCGAAGGCGGCGCGGGCCGCCTCGTCGAGCATCGAAGCCGGGAGCGATGCGAACGCGAAATCGAGGCCCGAGGCCTCTCGCGCCGCCGCCGTGACGAAGAGCTCGCCGAAGCGAGCGCGCGAGATGCCCGCGTCGCCCCACGCCTCGATCACCGAGGCGGCGGCGCGCGCGGGCTCGAGGCCCGCCGCCTTCAGCGACAGGCCCAGCGCCTCGATCCGGTCGAGGGCGGCGCCCGCGCGGAGGATCTCGTCATGGGTGGCGAAGGCCCGGACCTCGGCTCGCGCCCCGGGCCCATCGAGGCCCCCGTGGTAGCGCGGGCGACGCCGGAGGAGCGTCTCGAGGGCGTCGCCGTCCGGTGCGTCGGGAAGGAACGCCCCGTTCGCCGCGAGCCGCAGGGGCAGCTCGCGGACCAGCCGCTGGGCCTTCCACGAGAGCTCCAGCGTGCACGTGAAGCCGACCTGGAAGAGGTGCTTCAGCGACGCGCCGGCCAGGAGGGTGGAGGCACGGACGGGTTCGTCGCCTGCGAGCTGCGACAGGCCGAGCTCGATCGTCGCGCGGACCGCCTGGGCCTGTGCGCGGACGGCGTCGGAGTCGGAGACGTCGACGCGATCGGCCACGAAGGAGGCGTTCATCACCGCGACGAGCTGGAGCTGCAGCTCGTCGCGGGCCTCGTCGGGGAGGAGGCCCAGCGCGCGGTCGAGGAGAGTGCCGCTCTCGAGGCTCGCCAGGAAGAAGCCCGGCGGCTCGTCGGGCGGCGCACCCGGAGCCGGCAGCGGGGCCGAGGGATCGACCTTGGCGTAGAGGCTCGCGGCCTCCTGGGGCGAGGGAAAGCCCAGGTCGGCCAGCCGCGCGTTCCGCCAGCGCCACGCGGTCTCGTTGAGCTCGCTCTCGAGCTCCCAGCGCACGGCATAGAGCAGCCGTCCCGCGCGGAACGGGTCTTCGGCGTAGAGATCCTGGATCAGCCGGCGAGCAGCGGCGTATTCGGCGCCTTCGGACGGGTAGACGAGGACGAAACGCCCCTCCGCCGTGTGCTCGATCGTGCCTTCCAGCTCGTCGGGGGGCTCGCCGTCCTCTTCGAGGTCGAAGACCCGCACGATCCCCCGGAGCAGGAGCTCGAGGACCTCGAGGTCCAGGCCTGCGAGGCGGGCGCGGTACTCTTCGTCCTCCGGGCCGCGCGCAAGGCGCAGCCAGAGCAGGACCTTCTCGGGGTCGATCTCGTCGCCCTTCCAGGCGTCGAGGTCGACGAAGAGACGGAACTGCTCCGGAGTGGCGAGGCGGACGATCGGCGCGGAGTCCGCGAGGCCGATCTCCTGGATCGCGAAGAAGAGATCCTCGGCGGGGAGGCTGGCGACCAGCGCTTCCGGCTGCCGGCTATCGAGGATCACGTCGAGCTTGCGCCGCCCTCGCGCTTTGGCGAGGGAGGCACGCTCGGAACGAAGCCACTGCGTGGAGAGCTCGGACATACTCGTCATACTGCCGTCGGCGGGACCGCGACTCGCACGGACCTACCGGACGCCGGGGCTCCCGCGATCAGCGAGCGGCGTTAGCCGGCCTTCTCGACCTTGTTGGCCTTGATGCAGCGGGTGCAGACGCGAACGCGCATCGGGCGGCCACCGACGTTGGCCTTGATGCGCTGCAGGTTCGGGAGCGTGCGCCGCTTGGTCTTGTTGTTCGCGTGGGAAACGTTGTTCCCAACGAGGGGACCCTTGTCGCAGATCTCACAACGGCGAGCCATCTTCGACTCCATTGGCAGGGCGCCTTCTACGGCGGCCCGCGAACTTCGAATAGAAGCGGCCAAAAGCGGCCGTTTCCGAAAAAGAGCGCGCAAGGTAACAGAAAAATCCGATTGATCAAGCGATTCGCGTGATCACCGAGCC
The Vulgatibacter incomptus DNA segment above includes these coding regions:
- a CDS encoding sugar transferase, which translates into the protein MLKQHARFVDLCVRLADLILFTLALPAAHFAYAHAPMARWGPPPIEILWVRVVAVLLLWITASAISQVYGTYRTRGIIEELGRIARALALVAVVTLAVLFSADTRLPRLLIGLYFAIASGLLVSSRLVVRMTARALRRSGYNMRRYAIVGTGSAAEEVAITFAKHPQWGFELAGFILLDEAPVRSPSGRVLGSLSDLARILDEQVLDEIVFAVPRERLNTIEPAVKMCEDQGVTVVVSLEPLHLGMGRMSLFELSDLSMLVFIRTPSDILPLAAKRLFDIVVSLAAMIVLTPVFLIVAAAIRLESRGPVFFKQTRVGLNGRPFTMVKFRSMFRDAEQRLQALRALNEVSGPVFKMKNDPRVTRVGRFIRKTSIDELPQFWNVFRGQMSIVGPRPPIPSEVQQYQRWQRRRLSVRPGLTCTWQVSGRSGISFDRWMELDLEYIDNWSLWQDMQICLKTIPAVITARGAQ
- a CDS encoding DUF6178 family protein, yielding MSELSTQWLRSERASLAKARGRRKLDVILDSRQPEALVASLPAEDLFFAIQEIGLADSAPIVRLATPEQFRLFVDLDAWKGDEIDPEKVLLWLRLARGPEDEEYRARLAGLDLEVLELLLRGIVRVFDLEEDGEPPDELEGTIEHTAEGRFVLVYPSEGAEYAAARRLIQDLYAEDPFRAGRLLYAVRWELESELNETAWRWRNARLADLGFPSPQEAASLYAKVDPSAPLPAPGAPPDEPPGFFLASLESGTLLDRALGLLPDEARDELQLQLVAVMNASFVADRVDVSDSDAVRAQAQAVRATIELGLSQLAGDEPVRASTLLAGASLKHLFQVGFTCTLELSWKAQRLVRELPLRLAANGAFLPDAPDGDALETLLRRRPRYHGGLDGPGARAEVRAFATHDEILRAGAALDRIEALGLSLKAAGLEPARAAASVIEAWGDAGISRARFGELFVTAAAREASGLDFAFASLPASMLDEAARAAFDDDARLRPAFRQGAIAALERAAGAIEAPVRAAAEAALDRLEAEVGPQLLAEGRLDPRFAAPWIVPA
- the rpmB gene encoding 50S ribosomal protein L28, whose product is MARRCEICDKGPLVGNNVSHANNKTKRRTLPNLQRIKANVGGRPMRVRVCTRCIKANKVEKAG